From Halotia branconii CENA392, the proteins below share one genomic window:
- a CDS encoding GMC family oxidoreductase N-terminal domain-containing protein — MTRLSSPIENLKNHYTVVIIGSGYGGGIAASRLARAGQEVCVLERGKEFQPGEYPNTDTQAVREIQVDLPNKRIGSRTGLYDFHVNRDINVFVGCGLGGTSLVNANVSLQAEPRVFTDQRWPQELRDDVETLIAEGYRRAEEMLKPNSYPEDFPPLPKLQALEKSAEYLNENFYRPPINVTFEDKVNHVGVEQKACNLCGDCVSGCNNKAKNTVLMNYLPDAKNHGAEIYIQVSVRQIERQGDRWLVHFQLLNAGQEKFDAPTMFVSADIVVLAAGTLGSTEILLRSQQTGLAISSQLGHNFTGNGDVLAFGYNTEHNINGVGFGNRSLDQPVGPCISGIIDMREQPRLDNGMVIEEGSIPGALASFLPETFASAGRVLGKDTDDGLGDRFKEKLREGESLAHGAYTGAVRNTQTYLVMTHDDAAGQMYLENDRLRIRWENVGKQPIFQRVNDRLTEATRPLGGTQIPNPIWTNLFGHDLVTVHPLGGCIMAENAEHGVVNHKGQVFSSNQGTAVYENLYISDGSVIPRTLGVNPLLTISAVAERCCALIAQDRGWTINYNLPSMPSDSTPTAPAKLGIQFTETMRGYFSTQVKDDDYQRALQQGKKDNSPLQFTLTVIADDLEHLLNDPNHPARIVGTVTAPALAADPLTVNNGNFNLFVQKAGQNKTRQMRYRMHLTTEAGQTYYFEGFKQIHDDRGFDIWSDTTTLFTTIYDGDSNNSPILGKGILKIQPVDFIKQMTTLKVTNAANSTERLQALDRFSRFFAGTLSEVYV, encoded by the coding sequence ATGACTCGTTTATCAAGCCCTATTGAAAACTTAAAAAACCACTATACAGTTGTGATTATTGGTTCTGGCTATGGTGGCGGTATTGCTGCTTCACGCCTCGCAAGAGCTGGACAGGAAGTATGTGTACTAGAACGAGGCAAAGAATTTCAACCGGGTGAATATCCTAATACTGACACCCAAGCTGTAAGAGAAATCCAAGTAGATTTACCTAATAAACGCATTGGTTCGCGTACAGGCTTGTACGATTTTCACGTCAACCGAGATATTAACGTCTTTGTTGGTTGTGGATTGGGTGGTACATCTCTTGTTAATGCTAATGTTTCATTACAAGCTGAACCTCGTGTGTTTACAGACCAGCGTTGGCCTCAAGAACTGCGTGATGATGTAGAGACTCTAATAGCAGAGGGTTATCGCCGTGCGGAAGAAATGCTCAAACCTAACTCATATCCCGAAGATTTTCCGCCTTTGCCAAAATTACAAGCCTTAGAAAAATCTGCTGAATATTTGAACGAAAATTTTTATCGGCCACCTATCAATGTAACTTTTGAAGATAAAGTGAATCATGTAGGTGTAGAACAAAAAGCTTGTAATCTCTGCGGTGATTGTGTCTCAGGCTGTAATAATAAAGCCAAAAATACTGTGTTGATGAATTACCTGCCTGATGCTAAAAACCACGGTGCAGAAATTTATATACAAGTATCCGTGCGACAAATTGAGCGTCAAGGCGATCGCTGGTTGGTTCACTTCCAACTACTCAACGCCGGACAAGAAAAGTTTGATGCTCCAACCATGTTTGTCAGTGCCGATATTGTTGTCTTAGCGGCTGGGACTCTTGGTTCTACAGAAATTTTATTGCGATCGCAACAAACAGGTTTAGCAATATCTTCCCAACTAGGACATAACTTTACAGGCAATGGTGACGTACTGGCCTTCGGCTACAACACCGAACACAATATTAACGGCGTTGGCTTTGGTAATCGTTCCCTCGATCAACCCGTTGGCCCTTGTATTAGCGGCATTATCGACATGCGCGAACAACCACGGCTAGATAACGGCATGGTTATAGAAGAAGGTTCAATTCCGGGTGCATTAGCTTCCTTCTTACCAGAAACCTTTGCTTCAGCCGGCAGAGTCTTAGGAAAAGACACCGACGACGGCTTAGGCGATCGCTTCAAAGAAAAATTACGCGAAGGCGAAAGTTTAGCCCACGGTGCTTACACAGGTGCAGTCCGCAACACCCAGACTTATCTAGTAATGACTCACGATGATGCCGCCGGACAGATGTACTTAGAAAATGACCGTCTGCGGATTCGCTGGGAAAATGTCGGCAAACAACCAATCTTTCAGCGAGTCAACGATCGCCTCACAGAAGCAACGCGTCCCTTAGGCGGGACACAAATTCCCAACCCCATTTGGACTAACTTATTTGGTCATGATTTAGTTACCGTTCATCCTCTAGGTGGCTGCATCATGGCAGAAAACGCCGAACACGGTGTAGTCAATCATAAAGGACAAGTATTTTCTAGCAACCAAGGTACAGCCGTTTACGAAAACCTCTATATTTCCGATGGTTCAGTAATTCCCCGTACTCTAGGCGTAAATCCACTACTAACAATTTCTGCCGTGGCAGAGCGTTGTTGCGCCCTAATTGCTCAAGACCGGGGTTGGACAATTAACTACAATCTGCCTTCAATGCCCAGTGATTCAACCCCAACTGCACCCGCCAAACTAGGGATTCAGTTCACCGAAACCATGCGTGGTTACTTTTCAACTCAAGTCAAAGATGACGATTACCAACGTGCATTACAGCAAGGTAAAAAAGATAACTCTCCCCTGCAATTTACCCTCACAGTCATTGCCGACGACTTAGAACACCTACTCAACGACCCCAACCACCCAGCCCGGATAGTTGGTACAGTCACAGCTCCAGCTTTAGCAGCAGACCCATTAACAGTCAATAACGGTAATTTCAATCTGTTTGTCCAAAAAGCAGGACAAAACAAAACCCGACAGATGCGCTATCGAATGCACCTGACCACAGAAGCAGGGCAGACCTACTACTTCGAGGGCTTCAAACAAATTCACGATGACCGAGGCTTTGATATATGGTCTGACACCACCACTCTTTTCACCACCATTTATGACGGCGACAGTAACAACAGTCCCATCTTGGGTAAAGGCATTCTCAAAATTCAGCCCGTCGATTTCATCAAACAAATGACTACCCTAAAAGTCACCAACGCCGCCAATTCCACAGAACGCCTACAAGCACTTGATCGCTTTAGTCGTTTCTTTGCTGGCACATTATCAGAAGTCTACGTTTAG
- a CDS encoding DUF6765 family protein — protein sequence MQIDFHHGVTYVAARLAGFEHENANIIAYSTQYVDDATNDGLIRFENGALFSRISSAHKMLDYRNFEELANYRVWIPFHFLPGNGGLPAGEDPQGSFINKLICRPNSYVAQEMVRECIEHRHTPYGLHRLGITMHVYVDTWAHQGFAGVNHRVNEAKNLLDEHGKPDRKLIDRLQNYFISEALPLGHGSVLTNPDKPFLRWGYFNGRGEQITRNNPQDFLAAADNMCKAMQRYLIGDPDAVVPGLPEPDKTLIALMLENITDDKGNVRHQKWLNAIAEGKFSFGKADINYIPKGKDSWKFFALGTEKAVDGGNEKYPYHPSFLTSNWKKFHDALESHHFYITHDLLPKYGICVA from the coding sequence ATGCAAATCGACTTTCATCATGGTGTCACCTACGTTGCAGCAAGATTAGCTGGATTTGAGCATGAAAACGCTAATATCATCGCCTACAGTACCCAGTACGTAGATGATGCCACCAACGACGGATTGATCCGGTTTGAGAATGGCGCATTATTTAGCCGCATTAGTTCAGCCCACAAGATGCTGGACTATCGCAACTTTGAAGAACTAGCAAATTATCGCGTTTGGATTCCGTTTCATTTTCTGCCAGGTAACGGCGGACTACCAGCAGGAGAAGATCCCCAAGGCAGCTTTATCAACAAATTAATCTGTCGTCCTAATAGCTATGTGGCTCAAGAAATGGTCAGGGAGTGTATAGAACATCGTCATACACCCTATGGTCTGCATCGTTTAGGTATCACTATGCACGTCTACGTTGATACCTGGGCGCATCAAGGGTTTGCCGGAGTTAATCATCGAGTGAATGAAGCCAAAAATCTTCTAGATGAACATGGTAAACCCGATCGCAAGCTGATAGATCGTCTCCAGAATTACTTCATCAGTGAAGCTTTACCCTTAGGACATGGTTCTGTGCTAACTAATCCTGACAAGCCATTTTTACGCTGGGGTTACTTTAACGGTAGGGGTGAGCAAATTACTAGAAACAATCCTCAAGACTTTCTAGCAGCCGCAGACAATATGTGTAAAGCCATGCAGCGATATTTAATAGGCGATCCAGATGCTGTTGTACCGGGATTGCCAGAACCAGATAAAACCTTAATCGCCCTAATGCTGGAGAATATCACAGATGACAAAGGTAACGTGCGTCACCAGAAATGGTTAAATGCGATCGCTGAAGGTAAATTCAGCTTTGGCAAAGCCGATATCAACTATATCCCCAAGGGCAAAGATTCCTGGAAATTTTTCGCCCTCGGTACCGAAAAGGCAGTAGATGGAGGAAATGAAAAGTATCCCTATCACCCCAGCTTTTTGACAAGTAACTGGAAAAAATTTCACGACGCTTTAGAATCTCATCACTTTTACATTACCCACGACTTGCTACCCAAATACGGCATCTGCGTTGCATAA
- a CDS encoding alpha/beta hydrolase, whose translation MTTTTTTPAKAGIQFTETMRGYFSTAVTNNDYQKASQQGKQNNSKFEFTLTVTSDDLDKMLTDESHKAKMFGTVTAPALSPQPLTVTDGEFNLFIVDPDSVNTRRMVYRMKMTAEDGQVYYFEGFKVVHNDPGFDLWTDTTTLYITVHDGDSQSSPVMGQGILKILPADFLHQMSTLQVTNTTSPQQKLEETARFGSFFAGVLFNVYGGIFAPSKIFDPDAPPRQKRPLRMSAPQVHFFNTSDGVQLRLIRYQGGTKGPVMLAPGFGTSTLAFSIDTVETNLPEFLYAQGYDVWLFDYRASADLPSATTQFSADEIALYDWPAAVEQVRTITGAPTVQVVGHCVGSMSFQMAMLAGLQGVRSAVCSQLTTHPRAATLNEVRAGLRLASFLTVLGVDTLNPDFDTHANWQDKLYDAVLRLYPTKEPYNNPVDRRILFMYGEVYKIAQLNEATHDAIHEIFGPGNLTFFRHISLILREGHIVDKDGKDVYLPHLKRLAIPIALIHGADNAFFLPEGSAITYKLLCEKNGSDLYVRHVIPDYAHMDCFMGKNAARDIFPTILAELEKFN comes from the coding sequence ATGACAACAACCACAACCACACCAGCCAAAGCAGGGATTCAATTCACCGAAACCATGCGCGGCTACTTTTCTACAGCAGTCACAAACAACGACTATCAAAAAGCATCTCAGCAGGGTAAACAGAATAATTCCAAGTTTGAATTTACCCTCACCGTGACTTCCGACGACTTGGACAAGATGCTTACAGATGAAAGTCACAAAGCCAAAATGTTTGGCACTGTCACCGCACCAGCTTTATCGCCCCAACCTCTGACAGTTACCGATGGCGAATTTAATTTATTCATCGTTGACCCAGACAGCGTCAATACGCGCCGTATGGTTTATCGGATGAAAATGACTGCTGAAGATGGTCAAGTTTATTACTTTGAAGGTTTCAAAGTCGTACACAACGATCCAGGTTTTGATCTGTGGACAGACACTACTACCTTATATATCACTGTGCATGACGGCGACAGTCAGAGCAGTCCAGTGATGGGACAGGGAATTTTAAAGATTCTCCCAGCAGACTTCTTGCATCAAATGTCTACATTGCAAGTTACTAACACCACCAGTCCTCAGCAAAAGCTGGAAGAAACTGCCCGCTTCGGTAGCTTTTTTGCCGGGGTTTTGTTTAACGTTTACGGTGGCATCTTTGCTCCTTCCAAAATATTTGATCCAGATGCACCACCGCGCCAAAAACGTCCTTTGCGGATGTCAGCGCCCCAGGTACATTTTTTCAACACTAGCGATGGAGTTCAACTGCGACTGATTCGGTATCAAGGTGGAACCAAAGGCCCAGTTATGCTAGCCCCAGGGTTTGGAACTTCTACCTTGGCATTTTCTATTGACACCGTAGAAACCAACCTGCCAGAGTTCTTGTATGCTCAAGGTTATGATGTCTGGTTATTCGATTATCGAGCCAGTGCCGATTTACCCTCGGCTACAACTCAGTTTTCAGCAGATGAAATTGCCCTTTACGATTGGCCAGCAGCAGTCGAGCAAGTACGTACCATCACTGGAGCGCCAACAGTCCAAGTCGTAGGGCATTGCGTTGGTTCTATGTCCTTCCAGATGGCGATGTTAGCAGGTCTGCAAGGAGTACGTTCTGCCGTTTGTTCTCAATTAACGACCCATCCTAGAGCCGCAACTCTCAATGAAGTCAGAGCTGGTTTACGTTTAGCTTCATTTTTGACAGTCTTAGGTGTAGATACTCTTAACCCAGACTTCGATACTCATGCCAATTGGCAAGATAAACTTTACGACGCGGTTTTAAGGTTATATCCCACCAAAGAACCCTACAACAATCCTGTTGATCGGCGTATTCTCTTTATGTATGGAGAAGTGTACAAAATTGCCCAACTCAACGAAGCCACTCACGATGCCATTCATGAGATCTTCGGCCCTGGTAATCTGACTTTCTTCCGACATATATCTTTGATTTTGCGCGAAGGACATATAGTAGACAAGGACGGTAAAGATGTTTACTTACCTCATCTAAAACGGTTAGCCATTCCCATCGCCCTGATTCACGGTGCAGATAACGCCTTCTTCTTACCAGAGGGTTCAGCAATTACTTACAAATTATTGTGTGAAAAAAATGGTAGTGATTTGTACGTACGCCACGTCATCCCAGATTATGCACACATGGATTGCTTCATGGGTAAAAACGCCGCCAGAGACATTTTTCCGACTATCCTAGCGGAACTAGAAAAGTTCAACTAG
- a CDS encoding cytochrome P450 codes for MRIVKFKINVSLAEFTNTFLSFGIILIVALLAAELSPNLNLHRAIYSFWASSLLLIPAIYLYISLGKLAKSNNYWLLLWSFSFVAYLVHLFYEVFVISGNVKETFVAGGTAIATGKLILGLWWGIDVALAWFTDSSAKWIQIERIGINICVGLSFLVILIFQEGLARSLGVILAIAIVVALLVRSQDPLNNQNIADLPPGSFGLPFLGETISLAWDNHKFYRDRLQKYGSVFKTHLFGKPVIAFIGPEAFTFFLDQKYFTREQANPQPIQELLDWESLPLLDGEKHRDRKNLILQAFTPQAFDKYIPLIEEVATYYLKQWEQLGSFAWIPEYRKLSASLTNALFTGGVPGPTSEAVGEIIETFVKGFTSVPVNLRWNGYGKALQSRDKLLALIDKAIAQHRQQPQQDMLGILLQTRREDGSSLTDEQLRREVLHLFFAAYGGIYISLTFLSMTLAQHPEMMMLAREEVNAQVPDGSLNMERLQNLVYLKKLAYEIRRFYPINAATFFAKVKQECEFQNYRIPKDWGAVGGIHTTMHLPQVFPEPEQFKPCRFAPEKFAALPQNSYVPHGGGAPDSHRCPGEDLITVLIKVIAVHLLRKYNWELPPQNLELNCNLFPIPQDGLKVNFGLNK; via the coding sequence ATGAGAATAGTTAAGTTTAAAATAAATGTTTCTTTGGCAGAGTTTACTAATACTTTTTTATCTTTTGGGATTATATTGATTGTTGCTTTGCTGGCTGCGGAGTTAAGTCCAAATTTGAATTTACATCGCGCAATTTATTCATTTTGGGCTAGCTCTTTGCTATTAATTCCGGCAATTTATTTATATATTTCGCTGGGAAAGTTAGCTAAGAGTAACAATTATTGGTTGTTGCTGTGGAGTTTTAGCTTTGTAGCTTATTTGGTGCATTTATTTTATGAGGTGTTTGTAATTTCTGGCAATGTTAAAGAAACTTTTGTTGCTGGTGGAACTGCGATCGCTACTGGTAAGTTAATTTTAGGCTTATGGTGGGGAATAGATGTCGCTTTAGCATGGTTTACTGATTCTTCTGCAAAATGGATACAAATTGAAAGAATTGGTATTAATATTTGTGTTGGTTTAAGCTTTCTAGTTATCTTGATTTTTCAAGAGGGATTGGCTCGTAGTTTGGGCGTAATTTTAGCGATCGCAATTGTGGTAGCTTTGTTGGTACGATCGCAAGATCCTTTGAATAATCAAAATATTGCAGATTTACCACCGGGTTCTTTTGGTTTGCCTTTCTTGGGAGAAACTATCTCTCTAGCTTGGGATAACCATAAATTCTACCGCGATCGCTTGCAAAAGTATGGTTCTGTTTTTAAAACTCATTTATTCGGTAAACCTGTTATTGCTTTTATTGGGCCGGAAGCTTTTACCTTTTTTCTTGACCAGAAATATTTTACTCGTGAGCAAGCTAATCCCCAGCCGATTCAAGAATTACTGGATTGGGAATCTTTACCGTTATTGGATGGTGAAAAACATCGCGATCGCAAAAATCTGATTCTCCAGGCTTTTACTCCCCAAGCTTTTGATAAATATATTCCTTTAATAGAAGAGGTTGCTACTTATTACCTCAAGCAATGGGAACAGTTAGGTAGTTTTGCTTGGATACCTGAATACCGCAAACTCAGCGCTTCTTTGACTAATGCTTTGTTTACTGGGGGAGTGCCAGGGCCAACGAGTGAGGCAGTCGGGGAAATTATTGAAACATTTGTTAAAGGTTTTACCTCTGTACCCGTTAACTTACGCTGGAATGGCTACGGAAAAGCGCTACAAAGTCGAGATAAGTTGCTGGCTTTAATTGACAAAGCGATCGCTCAACATCGTCAGCAACCTCAGCAAGATATGCTGGGTATTCTTTTACAAACCCGTCGTGAAGATGGCAGCAGCCTTACTGATGAACAGTTACGCCGTGAAGTACTGCATTTGTTCTTCGCAGCTTATGGAGGCATTTATATCTCCTTAACTTTTCTGTCGATGACTCTGGCTCAACATCCAGAAATGATGATGCTTGCCAGAGAAGAAGTTAATGCACAGGTTCCTGATGGCTCTTTGAATATGGAGCGATTACAGAATTTGGTGTATCTCAAAAAACTTGCTTACGAAATTCGCCGTTTTTATCCCATCAATGCTGCAACTTTTTTCGCCAAAGTTAAGCAGGAGTGTGAATTTCAAAACTACCGCATACCCAAAGATTGGGGTGCAGTCGGCGGGATTCATACTACTATGCATCTGCCCCAAGTTTTTCCTGAGCCGGAACAATTCAAACCCTGCCGTTTTGCTCCAGAAAAGTTTGCAGCTTTGCCCCAAAACAGCTATGTACCGCACGGTGGCGGCGCTCCAGATAGTCACCGCTGTCCTGGAGAAGACTTAATCACGGTACTAATCAAAGTCATAGCTGTGCATTTGCTACGTAAATACAACTGGGAACTACCACCGCAAAATCTAGAATTGAATTGTAATTTATTTCCGATTCCTCAGGATGGGTTGAAGGTAAATTTCGGCTTGAATAAATAA
- a CDS encoding alpha/beta hydrolase, producing the protein MNILIWLIVIVLLLYVFVVANSARLLIKPKRQQLWTNPKQELGLGYEDVEFPAQDGIMLSGWFIPATQMPAATVIMVHGWPWNRIGTKANDFLGDLPGSKPINLLPFAKALRDRNYNVLMFDLRNHGQSSAKIPLTSGWLEKRDLLGAIRYAKSRNEVDPNRIGTIGFSMGGNTVVFTLPHSTDIKAAVAVQPNTSAVFGQRYRADKFGPLAQILGSSVEILYRLSGGPSTAFIEPAYEAANSRDIPVLYVQGTGDKWGSIADVANMVASTPNAVEPLYPETDHRFGGYQYVIDQPDKVLAFFDQYLGNTSSI; encoded by the coding sequence ATGAATATCTTAATTTGGCTAATAGTAATTGTTTTATTATTGTATGTATTTGTAGTAGCAAATTCCGCACGATTGCTAATTAAACCTAAGCGGCAGCAACTCTGGACTAATCCAAAACAAGAATTAGGGTTAGGCTACGAAGATGTAGAGTTTCCGGCTCAGGATGGCATCATGCTGAGTGGCTGGTTCATTCCAGCAACTCAAATGCCGGCAGCAACTGTGATTATGGTACATGGCTGGCCTTGGAATCGCATCGGCACGAAAGCCAACGACTTCTTAGGAGATTTGCCTGGGAGTAAGCCAATTAACTTATTGCCATTTGCTAAAGCCTTGCGCGATCGCAACTATAATGTGTTGATGTTTGACCTCCGCAATCATGGTCAAAGTAGTGCCAAGATTCCCCTAACCTCTGGCTGGTTAGAAAAGCGTGATTTATTAGGAGCCATACGCTACGCCAAGAGTCGCAACGAAGTAGATCCCAATCGCATCGGGACTATTGGGTTTTCTATGGGAGGCAACACTGTAGTATTCACTCTTCCCCATAGTACAGATATTAAAGCCGCTGTCGCTGTGCAACCAAATACCTCGGCAGTCTTTGGGCAACGTTATCGCGCCGATAAATTTGGCCCCCTCGCTCAAATACTTGGATCATCGGTGGAAATACTTTATCGTTTATCAGGCGGGCCAAGTACTGCTTTTATCGAACCTGCTTATGAAGCAGCCAACTCTCGTGATATTCCCGTGCTTTATGTGCAAGGTACAGGTGACAAATGGGGTAGTATTGCTGACGTTGCCAATATGGTAGCATCCACGCCCAACGCTGTAGAGCCTTTATATCCTGAAACAGATCACCGTTTTGGTGGCTATCAATACGTTATTGATCAGCCGGATAAAGTACTTGCCTTCTTTGATCAGTATTTGGGTAATACCAGTTCTATATGA
- a CDS encoding ester cyclase, with translation MTNTEPVQLPLWVKDREEVIAVDSSVEWRETRPDYSHTNRFLEQERQCNHAEGSLNAIAYNLVRTFEMEATHKINPQQWLSVVTDKFRMSTNGGKQYTAQDVIDVGTYNLFLGETEHYRSTEETFDSSYNLFHTAFPEGFHWELIEVLSPPPNVVFKWRHWGQFKGNFKNFAPTGETIEIIGLSVARVTEELKIESVEHFFDNSVFLNKLTASGCPFHA, from the coding sequence ATGACTAACACAGAACCAGTACAATTACCCCTTTGGGTAAAAGATCGGGAAGAAGTGATTGCAGTAGATAGTTCTGTTGAATGGCGTGAGACTAGACCTGATTATTCTCATACCAATCGATTCCTTGAACAAGAACGCCAGTGCAACCATGCCGAAGGTTCTCTCAATGCGATCGCTTATAATCTGGTGCGAACTTTTGAGATGGAAGCCACTCACAAAATTAATCCACAACAATGGCTTTCTGTGGTTACTGATAAGTTTCGCATGAGTACTAACGGTGGCAAACAATATACAGCACAAGATGTAATTGATGTCGGTACTTACAACCTCTTTTTAGGAGAGACAGAACACTATAGGTCAACAGAGGAAACCTTTGATTCTTCCTATAATCTTTTTCATACAGCTTTTCCAGAAGGATTTCATTGGGAATTAATCGAAGTTTTATCGCCTCCTCCTAATGTTGTCTTTAAGTGGAGACATTGGGGACAATTTAAAGGAAACTTTAAAAACTTTGCTCCTACAGGTGAAACCATAGAAATAATTGGATTAAGTGTCGCCCGTGTCACGGAAGAACTTAAGATTGAATCTGTAGAACATTTCTTTGATAACAGTGTTTTTCTCAACAAATTAACCGCTTCTGGATGTCCCTTTCATGCTTAA
- a CDS encoding cyclase family protein, which produces MTQSQHTITYSRVIHLSHIIDQSVPQWPGDPSIEFDTVAELSQDGYYLRRFSLGEHSATHINAPNSFHSYGVGIDQYSPQSLVVPAIVIDICETTTIYPDYALTIADILAWEEEYGTISSGSVVLLNTGWQNKWWDEDAFFNRDTQGIMHFPGFNSDATQFLVDERQIGGVGIDTHGVDPGQDNSFATNRLVLEKPRIVLENLTNLDQLPAKGTTLVIGILRLRDGSGSPAAVLALVP; this is translated from the coding sequence ATGACACAATCTCAACATACCATCACTTACTCACGCGTTATCCACCTTAGTCACATAATTGATCAAAGTGTTCCTCAATGGCCAGGCGACCCATCAATAGAATTTGACACCGTTGCAGAATTGTCACAAGATGGCTATTACTTACGTCGTTTTTCTTTGGGTGAACATAGCGCCACTCACATCAATGCCCCTAATAGTTTTCACAGTTATGGTGTAGGAATTGACCAATATTCACCTCAATCATTAGTTGTACCTGCAATAGTTATAGATATCTGTGAAACCACCACTATTTATCCTGACTATGCCCTCACTATTGCTGATATTCTGGCTTGGGAGGAAGAATACGGCACGATTTCTTCTGGTAGCGTAGTTCTACTTAATACTGGTTGGCAAAACAAGTGGTGGGATGAAGATGCATTTTTCAACCGAGATACTCAAGGAATTATGCATTTTCCAGGGTTTAACAGCGATGCTACCCAGTTCTTAGTTGATGAGCGACAAATTGGTGGCGTAGGAATTGATACTCATGGTGTTGACCCCGGACAGGATAACAGTTTCGCTACTAACCGTTTGGTATTGGAAAAACCACGCATTGTGCTAGAGAATCTCACAAATTTAGATCAGCTACCAGCTAAAGGTACTACCTTAGTCATCGGTATTTTGAGATTACGGGATGGTTCTGGTTCTCCTGCTGCTGTATTGGCCTTAGTGCCTTAA
- a CDS encoding phycocyanobilin:ferredoxin oxidoreductase — protein sequence MQTSLRSRQHPLIHQLANCIESVWQEHLDLSPYQVPEDLGYVEGCLEGERLVIENHCYQTPQFRKLHLELAQVGNSLDILHCVMFPNPEYALPIFGSDLVGGRSGINAAIVDLSPINKDRSLPKIYHTRLSALSAIQFSQPRALPQWGDIFSEFCLFVRPVDTQEEAAFLQRVREFLILHCQIASTSTPLTSHLEVARVLSGQKSYCTKQQQNDKTRRVLEKSFGSEWTERYMTTMLFDCAA from the coding sequence ATGCAAACATCACTGCGATCGCGCCAACATCCCTTAATTCACCAGCTGGCAAATTGTATTGAGTCAGTTTGGCAAGAACACCTAGATCTATCACCTTATCAGGTTCCAGAAGATTTAGGTTACGTCGAGGGTTGCCTAGAAGGGGAACGGTTGGTTATTGAAAATCATTGCTACCAGACACCGCAGTTTCGCAAGCTGCATCTAGAACTAGCTCAGGTAGGCAATTCGCTGGATATTCTCCACTGTGTAATGTTTCCCAATCCCGAATATGCTCTACCGATTTTTGGGTCAGATTTGGTGGGAGGGAGAAGCGGTATTAATGCAGCAATTGTTGATTTGTCTCCGATTAATAAGGATCGATCATTACCAAAAATTTACCATACAAGGTTATCAGCTCTTTCGGCTATTCAGTTTTCTCAACCGCGTGCTTTGCCCCAATGGGGTGATATTTTCTCAGAATTTTGTTTGTTTGTGCGTCCGGTTGACACTCAAGAAGAAGCCGCTTTTTTACAGCGAGTCCGGGAATTTTTAATTTTGCATTGTCAAATTGCCAGTACCTCAACTCCTTTAACTTCTCATCTTGAAGTCGCCAGGGTGCTATCAGGGCAAAAATCCTACTGTACAAAACAGCAGCAGAATGACAAGACTCGACGGGTTTTAGAAAAATCTTTTGGATCAGAATGGACAGAACGCTATATGACTACCATGCTCTTTGATTGTGCGGCTTGA